A part of Thermotoga petrophila RKU-1 genomic DNA contains:
- a CDS encoding DegQ family serine endoprotease: MKKFFLTIAVVLMLTSVFPYVNPDYESPIVNVVEACAPAVVKIDVVKTVKTSFFDPYFEQFFKKWFGELPPGFERQVASLGSGFIFDPEGYILTNYHVVGGADNITVTMLDGSKYDAEYIGGDEELDIAVIKIKASDKKFPYLEFGDSDKVKIGEWAIAIGNPLGFQHTVTVGVVSATNRRIPKPDGSGYYVGLIQTDAAINPGNSGGPLLNIHGEVIGINTAIVNPQEAVNLGFAIPINTVKKFLDTILTQKKVEKAYLGVTVMNLTEETAKALGLESTSGALITSVQKGSPAEKAGLKEGDVILKVDDQDVRSHEELVSIIHTYKPGDTAVLTIERKGKIMKVQVTFGSSSEEEKTTTGEEKIDVLGITVSNITPADRETYSIPEEINGVIVKESTGKFGLQKGDVITTVYVNGKRYDINSVEDLKKVTSIVKNGDYIALYIYRNGAKVFVSFIYQR, from the coding sequence ATGAAGAAATTCTTTCTGACCATCGCTGTGGTACTGATGCTCACCAGCGTCTTTCCATACGTCAATCCCGACTACGAAAGCCCCATCGTTAACGTGGTCGAAGCGTGTGCACCGGCCGTTGTGAAGATAGATGTTGTGAAGACGGTGAAGACTTCCTTCTTCGATCCTTATTTTGAGCAGTTCTTCAAAAAGTGGTTCGGTGAACTTCCACCCGGTTTCGAAAGGCAGGTTGCCAGCCTCGGATCGGGCTTCATCTTCGACCCAGAAGGTTACATACTCACAAACTACCACGTGGTCGGTGGAGCGGACAACATCACTGTGACCATGCTCGACGGAAGCAAATACGACGCGGAGTACATAGGAGGAGATGAAGAGCTCGACATCGCGGTCATAAAGATCAAAGCCAGCGATAAGAAATTCCCCTATCTGGAATTCGGTGATTCTGACAAGGTAAAGATCGGCGAATGGGCGATAGCCATAGGGAACCCCCTCGGCTTCCAGCACACGGTGACTGTGGGAGTGGTCAGCGCTACCAACAGGAGGATTCCAAAGCCAGATGGAAGTGGTTACTACGTGGGACTCATCCAGACCGACGCGGCGATCAACCCGGGAAACAGCGGAGGACCCCTTCTGAACATACACGGTGAAGTGATAGGCATAAATACGGCCATCGTCAACCCTCAGGAAGCTGTGAACCTCGGTTTTGCCATCCCGATCAACACGGTGAAGAAGTTCCTCGACACCATACTCACCCAAAAGAAGGTTGAGAAGGCTTACCTCGGTGTGACGGTCATGAACCTCACCGAAGAAACGGCGAAAGCTCTGGGGCTTGAATCTACGAGTGGTGCTCTGATAACGAGTGTTCAGAAAGGATCTCCCGCTGAAAAAGCCGGGCTCAAAGAAGGGGACGTGATCCTCAAGGTTGACGATCAGGATGTGAGAAGTCACGAAGAGTTGGTTTCCATCATACACACTTACAAACCGGGAGACACAGCCGTTCTCACCATAGAGAGAAAGGGAAAGATCATGAAAGTTCAGGTGACGTTCGGTTCCTCATCTGAAGAAGAGAAAACAACGACTGGTGAGGAAAAAATCGATGTTCTTGGCATCACAGTGTCGAACATCACGCCGGCCGACAGGGAGACTTATTCGATCCCGGAAGAGATAAACGGGGTCATAGTGAAGGAGAGCACCGGGAAGTTCGGTCTACAGAAGGGAGACGTAATCACCACAGTGTACGTGAACGGTAAAAGGTATGATATAAACTCTGTAGAGGATCTCAAGAAAGTTACATCCATTGTTAAAAATGGTGACTACATCGCCCTTTACATTTACAGGAATGGAGCGAAAGTCTTCGTGAGCTTCATCTATCAGAGATAG
- the ftsY gene encoding signal recognition particle-docking protein FtsY — protein sequence MGLFDFLKKGLQKTKETFFGRVVKLLKGKKLDDETREELEELLIQADVGVETTEYILERLKEKDGDALESLKEIILEILNFDTKLNVPPEPPFVITVVGVNGTGKTTSCGKLAKMFVDEGKSVVLAAADTFRAAAIEQLKIWGERVGATVISHSEGADPAAVAFDAVAHALARNKDVVIIDTAGRLHTKKNLMEELRKVHRVVKKKIPDAPHETLLVIDATTGQNGLVQAKIFKEAVDVTGIILTKLDGTAKGGITLAIARELGIPIKFIGVGEKAEDLRPFDPEAFVEVLISE from the coding sequence ATGGGACTCTTCGATTTTTTGAAAAAGGGACTCCAGAAGACGAAAGAAACGTTTTTTGGACGAGTGGTGAAGCTCCTCAAAGGAAAAAAGCTGGACGATGAAACCCGCGAGGAGCTGGAAGAACTTCTCATTCAAGCGGACGTGGGAGTCGAGACAACGGAATACATTCTGGAGAGATTGAAAGAGAAGGACGGAGACGCTCTCGAGTCTCTCAAGGAAATCATTCTGGAAATTCTGAACTTCGATACGAAGCTGAACGTTCCTCCTGAACCTCCGTTTGTGATCACGGTTGTTGGTGTCAACGGAACGGGAAAGACCACCTCTTGCGGAAAGCTCGCAAAGATGTTCGTGGATGAAGGAAAGAGTGTGGTGCTCGCTGCGGCGGATACTTTCAGAGCGGCCGCCATAGAACAGCTGAAGATATGGGGAGAACGTGTCGGTGCCACGGTGATATCCCACTCGGAAGGAGCAGATCCGGCCGCCGTTGCCTTTGACGCGGTGGCTCACGCTCTCGCCAGAAACAAAGATGTGGTCATAATAGACACCGCCGGAAGACTTCACACGAAGAAGAATCTCATGGAGGAATTGCGGAAGGTTCACAGAGTTGTCAAAAAGAAGATCCCCGACGCTCCGCACGAAACGCTCCTCGTGATAGACGCCACCACCGGCCAAAACGGACTTGTTCAGGCAAAAATATTCAAAGAAGCGGTGGATGTCACCGGTATAATTCTCACAAAGCTCGACGGAACCGCGAAAGGCGGAATAACTCTGGCCATTGCCCGGGAACTGGGAATACCCATAAAGTTCATCGGTGTCGGAGAAAAGGCAGAAGACCTGAGGCCTTTCGATCCTGAAGCCTTTGTGGAGGTATTGATTTCAGAATGA
- a CDS encoding DUF2225 domain-containing protein — protein MSKFWEKEFTCPFCGTKFKKKMVFFDSIKIKARDIDLKPVFEDVNPMFYEVVTCPNCYFSAFDKDFETITIKGEETERKLKKLLEEAKKKVELKNVENHVEAIKRYALSGMVYSVLNQRKKVAISYLKIAWLFRELGKSEEEKRYLERALKEFESHYKYDYYQESDEPMILFYLGVLNQILGNRKEAARWYELLLRKYDGKSLYAKVGRERWQELRRS, from the coding sequence ATGAGCAAGTTCTGGGAAAAAGAATTCACCTGCCCTTTCTGTGGAACGAAGTTCAAAAAGAAGATGGTCTTTTTCGACTCCATAAAGATCAAAGCCAGAGATATCGACTTGAAACCTGTTTTTGAAGATGTGAACCCGATGTTTTACGAAGTGGTGACCTGCCCGAACTGTTACTTTTCTGCGTTCGACAAAGATTTCGAGACCATCACCATAAAAGGAGAAGAGACGGAAAGAAAGCTGAAAAAACTGCTCGAAGAAGCCAAGAAAAAGGTCGAATTGAAAAACGTGGAGAACCACGTGGAAGCGATCAAGCGCTACGCTTTGAGTGGAATGGTGTACTCTGTTTTGAACCAGAGAAAGAAAGTAGCGATCTCTTATCTAAAGATCGCCTGGCTGTTCAGAGAGCTGGGAAAGTCAGAAGAAGAAAAGCGCTATCTCGAAAGAGCTTTGAAGGAATTCGAAAGCCACTACAAGTACGACTATTACCAAGAATCGGACGAACCCATGATACTCTTCTATCTGGGTGTTTTGAATCAAATCCTGGGCAACAGGAAAGAAGCCGCGAGGTGGTACGAACTCCTCCTGAGAAAGTACGACGGCAAATCCCTTTACGCGAAGGTGGGGAGGGAAAGATGGCAGGAATTAAGAAGATCTTAA
- a CDS encoding peptidoglycan DD-metalloendopeptidase family protein yields the protein MAGIKKILMFSLILIFLAACVSPELEEKLNNLENQIRQLNTQIDSIEKKMLDLENKMKAQESSQEELEALKRDVRYLKEDLSSLQEEFSSKMSDLENSYYSISMKLPAVEKAASIFSEIEDMKSKISELERKVSIVSLGSSPEVSEDLKHILLDLEERVSTLEKNVSVVDRIEERLESTEKLLSKVALRVLSQGETEAKVVNVSNDELESRISDIEKKLSYLETNQKALEQIVQNLKDQKPSSYANIDVESYSQQLKKYLDEFRRLVRSYEIARILGIEEGYVFVRVERGDTLAKISNAFNLGPDGVEKIMKLNGIDDPRKLIAGRIIKVPVTNLSTSFPVGEKPDPKVIVSGFGLKTDGTFSTGVEVESNGQKVKAALPGRVKSVSNGTVVIYHGNDVETVYRNLAVVSVNAGDWVSAGDTIGYGGKNVVFELYVEGEPKDPMLLFFSNMGEFEISFYTEWEDGKLPEHPAFRLTKSGKIPEDWKTAAADTTIFPLGSVLYIPELRDTPSGGVFVVEDIGGVIKGRKIDIYLNSIREALQNRKIVSRVFVWRD from the coding sequence ATGGCAGGAATTAAGAAGATCTTAATGTTTTCTCTGATACTGATATTTCTCGCAGCATGCGTATCTCCCGAACTGGAGGAAAAATTGAACAATTTAGAAAACCAGATAAGACAGCTGAACACTCAGATAGACTCCATCGAAAAGAAGATGCTGGACTTGGAAAACAAGATGAAGGCACAGGAAAGTTCTCAGGAAGAGTTGGAAGCGCTGAAAAGAGATGTAAGATATCTCAAAGAGGATCTATCTTCCCTGCAGGAAGAGTTCTCCAGCAAAATGAGCGATCTCGAGAACAGTTACTACTCCATCTCCATGAAACTTCCTGCAGTGGAAAAAGCCGCCTCCATCTTCTCCGAGATAGAAGACATGAAATCGAAAATCTCAGAATTGGAGAGAAAAGTGAGTATTGTTTCACTCGGAAGTTCCCCGGAAGTCTCAGAAGATCTGAAACACATCCTTCTCGATCTCGAAGAGAGGGTTTCCACTCTGGAAAAGAACGTTTCGGTGGTGGATCGAATAGAAGAAAGGCTGGAAAGTACTGAAAAACTTCTCTCCAAAGTGGCCTTACGCGTTCTTTCACAGGGCGAAACGGAAGCGAAGGTGGTGAACGTTTCAAACGATGAGCTGGAAAGCAGGATATCTGATATCGAGAAAAAGCTTTCCTATCTCGAAACCAACCAGAAGGCGCTGGAACAGATCGTTCAAAATCTGAAAGATCAGAAGCCTTCCAGCTACGCGAACATAGATGTTGAGAGTTACTCACAGCAGTTGAAAAAATACCTCGACGAGTTCAGAAGACTCGTGAGGAGTTATGAGATCGCAAGGATCCTTGGAATAGAGGAAGGATACGTGTTTGTAAGAGTGGAGCGGGGCGACACCCTCGCGAAGATCAGCAACGCGTTCAACCTTGGACCCGACGGTGTGGAAAAAATCATGAAGCTGAACGGCATAGACGACCCGAGGAAGCTCATAGCAGGGAGAATCATAAAGGTTCCCGTCACGAATCTTTCGACAAGTTTTCCAGTTGGAGAAAAACCCGATCCAAAGGTGATCGTCTCCGGCTTTGGCCTGAAAACCGATGGAACTTTTTCCACGGGGGTTGAGGTGGAAAGCAACGGGCAGAAGGTAAAAGCTGCGCTTCCAGGGCGAGTGAAGAGTGTAAGCAACGGAACCGTTGTCATATATCACGGAAACGATGTGGAAACGGTGTACAGAAATCTCGCTGTGGTTTCGGTGAACGCTGGTGACTGGGTGAGTGCGGGTGACACCATAGGATACGGTGGAAAGAACGTTGTCTTCGAACTGTATGTGGAAGGAGAACCTAAGGACCCCATGCTCCTTTTCTTTTCCAATATGGGAGAGTTCGAAATCAGTTTCTACACGGAGTGGGAAGATGGAAAATTACCGGAACACCCCGCCTTCAGACTCACAAAATCCGGCAAAATTCCTGAAGATTGGAAAACAGCGGCCGCGGATACCACCATCTTCCCCCTGGGTTCTGTTCTCTACATACCAGAGCTCAGAGACACGCCCAGTGGTGGGGTTTTCGTTGTGGAAGACATCGGCGGGGTGATCAAAGGAAGAAAGATCGATATATATCTGAACAGCATAAGAGAGGCGCTCCAAAACAGAAAGATCGTGTCCAGAGTCTTCGTGTGGAGGGATTGA
- a CDS encoding Rrf2 family transcriptional regulator, which yields MFTMRSEYALRLMIVMAKEYGNYLSMTEILEKAKQSVPREFAEKILYTLKKAGLVKTRRGKSGGYMLARPPKEIKVSEIVFLLDRKSKVFFDMPGCPDELDCVIRALWKRVENEIEKILSGVTLEDLIKEQEEKLKQ from the coding sequence ATGTTCACGATGCGAAGTGAGTACGCGCTCAGGCTCATGATCGTGATGGCAAAAGAGTACGGAAACTACCTTTCGATGACAGAAATACTGGAGAAAGCGAAACAGTCAGTTCCAAGGGAATTCGCAGAAAAAATCCTGTACACCCTGAAAAAAGCCGGACTGGTGAAGACAAGAAGAGGGAAAAGCGGTGGATACATGCTGGCGCGTCCGCCAAAAGAAATAAAGGTCTCTGAGATCGTGTTTCTTCTGGACAGGAAGTCGAAGGTTTTCTTCGACATGCCCGGCTGTCCGGACGAGCTGGACTGCGTTATCAGAGCTCTGTGGAAAAGGGTAGAGAACGAAATAGAGAAGATTCTAAGCGGTGTGACCCTCGAAGATCTGATAAAAGAACAGGAGGAGAAACTGAAACAGTAA
- the sfsA gene encoding DNA/RNA nuclease SfsA → MRLILPADTEGIFLERKSRFTGVALVEGKKTLIHIHNTGRLPLLKKGKRVLLKRAESDRRKTGWDLLAVEHRDEFVFVHSGFHSIVAGKILEELFPGSTIESEKRFENSRFDFLIDRRTFVEVKGCTYEEDGVAMFPDAPTERGRRHIEELISSVKSGFKALLLILVFLESDCFLPNRNVDPAFSRVFWRALKSGVNIDVFRVKYDGEYLCSTEKLSICEEV, encoded by the coding sequence ATGAGACTGATACTTCCAGCTGATACGGAAGGGATCTTTCTGGAAAGAAAGAGCAGATTTACGGGAGTTGCTCTTGTCGAAGGGAAAAAGACCCTGATACACATCCACAATACAGGGCGCCTTCCGCTTTTGAAAAAAGGAAAAAGAGTTCTCCTGAAGCGTGCAGAATCCGATCGAAGGAAGACCGGCTGGGACCTTCTGGCAGTCGAACACAGAGATGAATTCGTCTTTGTCCATTCGGGTTTCCACAGTATCGTGGCCGGGAAGATTCTGGAAGAACTGTTCCCAGGCTCCACGATAGAAAGCGAGAAACGCTTTGAAAACAGCAGGTTCGATTTCCTGATCGACAGGAGGACCTTTGTGGAAGTGAAGGGATGTACGTACGAAGAAGATGGTGTCGCGATGTTTCCAGACGCACCCACAGAACGTGGAAGAAGACACATCGAGGAGCTGATCAGTTCTGTGAAAAGCGGTTTCAAGGCTCTTCTGCTGATCCTGGTTTTCCTCGAAAGCGACTGTTTTCTTCCGAACAGAAACGTTGACCCGGCTTTTTCAAGAGTTTTCTGGCGCGCTCTGAAAAGCGGTGTGAATATCGACGTGTTCAGGGTAAAATACGATGGAGAGTACCTGTGTTCAACAGAGAAGCTGTCGATCTGTGAGGAGGTGTAG
- a CDS encoding flavin reductase family protein gives MNVYESLLEDLREGRVILTSKAGNKVNGMTIGWGFFGIIWEEEYFISAMRPQRFTWRLVKESKRFTLNFLSEEYREALNYFGRVSGYQENKFEKGLLHLDELEGFTAPIKEAHTLIECSVTFASNVEPFVLPVEIIDKFYKDHGFHTLFFGKIEKVLQR, from the coding sequence ATGAACGTGTACGAGAGCTTGTTGGAAGATCTAAGAGAAGGGAGAGTAATACTGACGAGCAAGGCGGGAAACAAGGTTAACGGCATGACGATTGGATGGGGTTTCTTCGGGATCATATGGGAGGAAGAGTATTTCATCTCTGCTATGAGACCTCAGAGATTCACCTGGCGTCTTGTGAAGGAGAGCAAAAGATTCACCCTGAACTTTCTAAGCGAAGAATACAGAGAAGCGCTTAATTACTTTGGACGTGTGAGTGGATACCAGGAGAACAAGTTTGAAAAGGGACTTCTTCACTTAGATGAATTGGAAGGATTCACCGCTCCCATTAAAGAAGCCCACACGCTGATCGAATGTTCTGTGACCTTTGCTAGCAACGTGGAACCATTCGTTCTTCCCGTGGAAATCATCGATAAATTCTACAAAGATCATGGATTCCACACACTGTTTTTTGGGAAGATCGAAAAGGTGCTTCAAAGATGA
- a CDS encoding MFS transporter, which produces MKKAYLFLTLEGVFSLFYALLIQGPVFTGLAMLFNLDEFLLSVAAAIPPMMQFFQLFASFFVQKYRKRRFLVNVFNAFSRFSFAFLIVFLLLGKTEPLIFIVALVISQIFAALSSSTWNSWMRDLVPPEERGRVFGNRNMFLSIGNALIIYLYSSIVDHFSSGFVLVLLISTVGTVLSIFAMNKIPDVPVRETVTGIPLKAVFKDENFMKFVFFTFYWNMAVTFSSAFYHYHLLKNLGVDYTYIAYMMIVNNFVAMLVYRILGKVSDRVGHKTIAEFGIILASFVSGMWFFMNTNTYRTLMVADAFLSSIAWSAINLSLAILPMEVAFESDPVFFGLNASFASAGSLIGSFAGGITAKFLSDIYVNLHGFEIFGLQLLFLMAGIFRFSAVFFLRKVKVKKHIPFKAFMLSTLSVTLRRPIDRMLDVYLLLKRGNERVRELVGRSKRRESNTDEQGGKQG; this is translated from the coding sequence ATGAAGAAGGCCTATCTCTTTCTCACACTCGAAGGTGTCTTCTCTCTGTTCTACGCGCTTCTAATACAGGGACCTGTGTTCACAGGTCTTGCGATGCTTTTCAATCTGGACGAGTTTCTCCTGAGTGTCGCCGCTGCAATCCCTCCCATGATGCAGTTTTTTCAGCTGTTTGCCTCTTTCTTTGTTCAGAAATACAGAAAGAGGCGTTTTCTGGTCAACGTGTTCAACGCTTTCAGCAGATTCAGTTTCGCTTTTCTCATCGTTTTTCTACTGCTTGGGAAAACAGAACCGTTGATTTTCATCGTTGCGCTCGTGATTTCCCAGATCTTCGCGGCCCTCTCCAGCAGTACGTGGAACTCATGGATGAGAGATCTCGTTCCTCCAGAGGAAAGAGGAAGGGTGTTTGGAAACAGAAACATGTTTCTATCCATAGGAAATGCTCTCATTATATACCTCTATTCTTCTATAGTTGATCATTTCTCTTCGGGTTTTGTTCTTGTGCTTCTCATATCCACAGTGGGAACCGTCCTTTCTATCTTTGCCATGAACAAAATACCGGACGTTCCTGTTAGGGAAACAGTAACGGGAATTCCTCTCAAAGCGGTGTTCAAGGACGAAAACTTTATGAAGTTTGTCTTCTTCACCTTTTACTGGAACATGGCGGTCACGTTCTCTTCTGCTTTCTATCACTATCATCTTTTGAAGAACCTGGGTGTGGATTACACGTACATCGCTTACATGATGATCGTGAACAACTTTGTGGCGATGCTGGTTTACAGGATCCTTGGAAAAGTGTCTGACAGGGTAGGACACAAAACGATAGCCGAGTTCGGTATCATCCTTGCTTCTTTTGTCTCCGGTATGTGGTTTTTCATGAACACCAATACTTACAGAACCCTGATGGTAGCGGACGCCTTCCTTTCTTCCATCGCGTGGTCCGCTATAAACCTGTCACTCGCCATCCTTCCTATGGAGGTTGCTTTCGAGTCTGATCCCGTTTTCTTCGGTTTGAACGCGTCTTTTGCCAGCGCTGGAAGTCTTATAGGCTCATTTGCAGGTGGAATCACGGCGAAATTTCTCTCTGATATTTACGTAAATCTCCACGGTTTCGAAATTTTTGGACTTCAACTGCTCTTTTTGATGGCAGGAATCTTCAGATTCTCCGCTGTGTTCTTTTTGAGAAAAGTCAAGGTGAAGAAGCACATCCCGTTCAAAGCCTTCATGTTGAGTACCCTTTCTGTCACTCTGAGACGTCCCATAGACAGAATGCTCGATGTGTATCTACTTTTGAAAAGGGGGAATGAACGTGTACGAGAGCTTGTTGGAAGATCTAAGAGAAGGGAGAGTAATACTGACGAGCAAGGCGGGAAACAAGGTTAA
- a CDS encoding methyltransferase domain-containing protein codes for MKNNGSPRKNIQRKYRRFLGPVTDLEEHVEPDWWSRIFNSLYLKTDADVVDDINITREEVDLFSRVLNLSPDDHILDLCCGHGRHSLELARRGFRNVEGLDRSHYLIQKAKNQAKKEGLNVKFREGDARKLPYSPDTFDVVLILGNSFGYFETVEEDLKVLKEVFRVLKPWGKILIDVANGEYLKNNFQPRSWEWIDKKHFVCRERSLSVDGKRLISREVIVNAEKGVIADQFYAERLYTHEELEGLLKAAGFSDVKFHGELSPTSQRNQDLGMMERRIIVTAVAKKEWTPVRKKPEQTTKNVVVVLGDPRKPDHLKPNSIFDEDDFYTIDQMKAALRSLKGYNFSYLDNHDTLITDLMKLKGKIDYVFNLCDEGFNNDPRKEAHVPALLEMLGIPYTGSGPQTLVLCYDKSLIRGIAREMGIPVPRAVFIKPEDTTFELPFPFPAIVKPNFGDSSFGITQKSVVYTPEELINAVSEIRNKFGYDKPVLVEEFLTGKDLSVGIIGNPPDSYMVLPIIEEDYSALPPELPRICGYEAKWLPDSPYWNIKSIPADLPEETEKFIIDCCLKLFERLECRDYCRFDWRLDAEGNPKLLEVNPNPGWCWDGHLAKMAKIAGMSYAEMLGAILKAAEERLNIR; via the coding sequence ATGAAGAACAACGGATCTCCAAGGAAGAACATTCAGAGGAAGTACAGAAGATTTTTGGGACCTGTTACGGATCTGGAAGAACATGTGGAGCCTGACTGGTGGAGTCGTATCTTCAATTCGCTCTATCTAAAAACAGATGCAGATGTGGTGGACGATATAAACATTACCAGAGAAGAAGTGGATCTGTTCTCGCGCGTGTTGAATCTCTCTCCAGATGATCACATCCTTGACTTGTGTTGTGGCCACGGCAGACATTCTCTCGAGTTGGCGCGACGCGGTTTCCGAAACGTCGAGGGGCTCGATCGTTCTCACTATTTGATTCAAAAAGCAAAAAATCAGGCAAAGAAAGAGGGGCTGAACGTCAAGTTCAGAGAAGGAGATGCAAGAAAACTACCGTACTCTCCTGATACATTTGATGTGGTGTTGATCCTTGGTAACAGTTTCGGCTATTTCGAAACAGTGGAGGAAGATTTAAAAGTTCTCAAAGAAGTCTTCAGGGTTTTGAAGCCATGGGGAAAAATTCTCATCGATGTGGCGAATGGAGAATATTTGAAAAACAACTTCCAGCCGAGGTCTTGGGAATGGATCGACAAGAAACATTTCGTCTGCAGAGAGCGATCTCTTTCGGTTGATGGGAAAAGGCTCATTTCACGTGAGGTGATCGTCAACGCCGAAAAGGGAGTTATAGCGGATCAGTTCTACGCGGAGCGTCTTTACACACATGAAGAACTGGAAGGTCTTCTGAAAGCGGCGGGATTCAGCGATGTGAAATTCCATGGTGAGCTTTCTCCCACATCGCAGAGAAACCAGGATCTTGGGATGATGGAAAGAAGGATCATAGTAACAGCTGTTGCAAAGAAAGAATGGACCCCTGTCAGAAAAAAACCTGAACAAACCACAAAGAACGTGGTGGTCGTTCTGGGAGATCCCAGAAAACCAGATCATCTGAAACCGAATTCAATTTTCGATGAAGATGATTTTTACACCATTGATCAGATGAAAGCAGCTCTCAGAAGCTTGAAAGGGTATAACTTTTCCTATCTCGATAATCACGACACATTGATCACTGACCTGATGAAGTTGAAAGGGAAGATTGACTATGTCTTTAATCTGTGCGATGAAGGTTTCAACAACGATCCCAGGAAAGAAGCCCATGTCCCAGCATTGTTGGAAATGCTGGGAATCCCCTACACCGGTTCAGGTCCTCAGACGCTCGTCCTCTGTTACGATAAGTCCCTCATCAGAGGAATCGCAAGGGAGATGGGTATTCCTGTTCCAAGAGCTGTCTTCATCAAACCAGAAGACACCACTTTCGAACTACCATTTCCTTTTCCTGCCATCGTGAAACCCAACTTTGGGGATTCAAGTTTCGGAATAACACAAAAAAGTGTTGTGTACACACCTGAAGAACTCATAAATGCTGTTTCAGAGATAAGGAATAAGTTCGGTTACGATAAACCTGTGCTGGTCGAAGAATTCTTGACAGGAAAGGATCTGAGCGTGGGTATAATAGGAAATCCACCGGATTCTTACATGGTACTGCCGATAATAGAGGAAGACTACTCCGCGCTCCCTCCAGAGCTTCCAAGGATATGTGGGTACGAGGCGAAGTGGCTGCCGGACTCCCCGTACTGGAACATAAAGTCCATTCCGGCAGACCTTCCCGAGGAAACGGAGAAGTTCATCATCGATTGCTGTTTGAAACTCTTCGAAAGACTTGAGTGTAGAGATTACTGCAGATTCGACTGGAGGCTCGATGCCGAAGGTAACCCGAAGCTTCTTGAAGTGAATCCGAATCCCGGATGGTGCTGGGATGGGCATCTTGCAAAAATGGCAAAGATCGCGGGGATGTCTTACGCGGAGATGCTGGGGGCGATTCTCAAAGCGGCTGAAGAGAGGCTGAACATCAGATGA
- the corA gene encoding magnesium/cobalt transporter CorA — MEEKRLSAKKGLPPGTLVYTGKYREDFEIEVMNYSIEEFREFKTTDVESVLPFRDSSTPTWINITGIHRTDVVQRIGEFFGIHPLVLEDILNVHQRPKVEFFENYVFIVLKMFTYDENLHELESEQVSLILTKNCVLMFQEKIGDVFDPVRERIRYNRGIIRKKGADYLLYSLIDALVDDYFVLLEKIGDEIDVLEEEVLERPEKETVQRIHQLKRNLVELRKTIWPLREVLSSLYRDVPPLIEKETVPYFRDVYDHTIQIADTVETFRDIVSGLLDVYLSSVSNKTNEVMKVLTIIATIFMPLTFIAGIYGMNFEYMPELRWKWGYPAVLAVMGVIAVIMVIYFRKKKWL, encoded by the coding sequence GTGGAGGAAAAGAGGCTGTCTGCTAAGAAAGGTCTCCCCCCAGGAACGCTCGTTTACACAGGGAAGTACAGGGAAGATTTTGAGATTGAAGTGATGAATTACTCCATAGAGGAATTTCGCGAGTTCAAAACCACAGATGTCGAATCCGTTCTTCCCTTCAGAGATTCTTCAACACCCACCTGGATAAACATAACAGGCATACACAGGACGGATGTGGTTCAAAGGATAGGTGAGTTCTTTGGTATTCATCCTCTCGTGCTCGAAGACATCCTCAATGTGCATCAGAGACCAAAAGTGGAGTTTTTCGAAAACTACGTGTTCATCGTTCTGAAGATGTTCACCTATGATGAAAATCTTCATGAACTGGAATCGGAGCAGGTCAGTTTGATACTCACAAAAAACTGCGTTCTTATGTTTCAGGAAAAGATAGGGGACGTGTTCGATCCCGTACGGGAAAGAATCAGATACAACAGGGGAATCATAAGAAAGAAGGGAGCGGATTATCTCCTCTACTCACTGATAGATGCACTGGTAGATGACTATTTCGTCCTGCTGGAGAAGATCGGTGATGAGATCGATGTACTGGAGGAAGAAGTGCTCGAAAGACCTGAAAAAGAGACAGTTCAGAGGATACATCAACTCAAGAGAAATCTGGTTGAACTGAGAAAGACGATCTGGCCGTTGAGAGAAGTGTTGAGTTCTCTTTACAGAGATGTTCCTCCTCTTATAGAAAAAGAAACGGTCCCATATTTCAGAGATGTATACGATCACACTATTCAGATCGCAGACACCGTAGAAACCTTCAGAGACATCGTGAGCGGTCTTCTTGATGTGTATCTTTCGAGTGTAAGTAACAAAACAAACGAAGTGATGAAGGTGCTCACCATCATAGCGACGATCTTCATGCCTCTCACCTTCATAGCGGGTATCTACGGAATGAACTTCGAATACATGCCGGAGCTCAGATGGAAATGGGGCTATCCTGCAGTTCTCGCTGTTATGGGTGTGATCGCTGTCATCATGGTGATCTACTTCAGGAAAAAGAAGTGGCTGTGA